A part of Chloroflexota bacterium genomic DNA contains:
- a CDS encoding menaquinone biosynthesis decarboxylase, with protein sequence MRFDSLGQFLDHLDKAGELRRIKAQVDPDLEITEIADRVMAAPDGGPALLFENVKGSPFPLAINVFGSAQRTAWALGAEQWGELEHRIAALLDLVMGGPPQGIRAKLAALGDLSKVARIQPRQVSSGPCQEVVETENPSLSQIPIQKCWPEDGGRYITMPLVFTHDPATGKRNVGMYRLQVFDEQTLGLHWQLHKGGQEHFTRSQGTERLEVAVAVGAEPAMIYAATAPLPPGIDETVFAGFLRQRPVEMVKAVSVDVQVPASAEFVIEGWVDPAEMRIEGPFGDHTGVYSLEDPYPVLHVTAVTRRRDPVYISTIVGKPPKEDRFLGGATERLFLPLVRLMIPELVDMHLPYDSVFHNFAIVSIRKRYPGHARKVMHAIWGLGQLMFSKFVIVVDENVDVQNLREVLWRVGNNVDPAYDIELSAGPTDTLDHAAREPNYAGKIGIDATIKLESEGFRRRWPPDIVMDPTITKLVDRRWEEYGL encoded by the coding sequence CCGACGGCGGACCGGCGCTGCTATTCGAGAACGTCAAGGGTTCGCCCTTCCCGCTGGCGATCAACGTCTTCGGCTCGGCCCAGCGCACCGCCTGGGCGCTCGGGGCCGAGCAGTGGGGCGAACTCGAGCACCGCATCGCCGCCCTGCTGGACCTGGTCATGGGCGGGCCGCCGCAGGGCATCCGTGCCAAGCTGGCCGCCCTCGGCGATCTCTCCAAGGTCGCCCGCATCCAGCCGCGCCAGGTCTCTTCCGGGCCCTGCCAGGAAGTGGTCGAGACCGAGAACCCTTCGCTGTCCCAGATCCCGATCCAGAAGTGCTGGCCCGAAGACGGCGGCCGCTACATCACCATGCCGCTGGTTTTCACCCATGACCCCGCGACCGGCAAGCGCAACGTCGGCATGTACCGACTGCAGGTCTTCGACGAGCAGACCCTGGGCCTGCACTGGCAGCTGCACAAGGGCGGGCAGGAACATTTCACCCGTTCGCAAGGCACCGAGCGCCTGGAGGTCGCGGTCGCGGTCGGCGCCGAACCGGCCATGATCTACGCGGCGACCGCTCCGCTGCCGCCCGGAATCGACGAGACGGTCTTCGCCGGGTTCCTGCGCCAACGTCCGGTCGAGATGGTAAAAGCGGTCAGCGTCGACGTCCAGGTCCCGGCCAGCGCCGAATTCGTCATCGAGGGCTGGGTCGATCCGGCCGAAATGCGCATCGAGGGACCGTTCGGCGACCACACCGGCGTCTACTCGCTCGAAGACCCCTACCCGGTGTTGCACGTGACCGCCGTAACCCGGCGTCGCGACCCGGTCTACATTTCCACCATCGTGGGCAAGCCGCCCAAGGAGGACCGCTTCCTGGGCGGGGCCACCGAACGCCTCTTCCTGCCGCTGGTGCGCCTGATGATCCCCGAGCTGGTGGACATGCACCTGCCTTACGACTCGGTGTTCCACAATTTCGCCATCGTTTCGATCCGGAAGCGTTATCCCGGCCACGCCCGCAAGGTGATGCACGCAATCTGGGGGCTGGGCCAGTTGATGTTTTCCAAATTCGTAATCGTGGTCGACGAGAACGTTGACGTTCAGAACCTGCGCGAGGTCCTCTGGCGGGTCGGCAACAACGTCGATCCGGCCTACGACATAGAACTCTCCGCCGGGCCGACCGACACGCTAGACCACGCCGCCCGCGAACCGAATTACGCCGGCAAAATCGGCATCGACGCAACCATCAAGCTGGAGTCGGAAGGTTTCCGCCGGCGCTGGCCGCCCGACATCGTAATGGACCCAACAATCACCAAGCTCGTTGATCGCCGCTGGGAGGAGTACGGACTGTGA
- a CDS encoding nucleoside 2-deoxyribosyltransferase, producing MSDDPSYTVYFAGPLFDQKDLAGNALLGSQIHEQSGGRYQCILPQDLEQRGIGPMGIRDQDLKAVMECDLALFNFDGSELDSGTVVEYVYAKMLDIPAVILRTDFRHGGDQRPDMDPWNLMVSFFPRTRIRHLNGMSWYQQSLGEGGDAAAVAARYHRRIAGEVVKLLDEVRGDTPVMEGGPAGAECAYRWAVLLAGGGLPAAVSGDGSLDAAVQGIVSRKSARGLLH from the coding sequence ATGAGCGACGACCCTTCGTACACCGTCTATTTCGCCGGCCCCCTTTTCGATCAAAAGGACCTGGCCGGCAACGCCCTGCTCGGATCCCAAATTCACGAGCAGTCCGGCGGCCGCTACCAGTGCATCCTGCCCCAGGACCTCGAGCAGCGCGGCATCGGCCCGATGGGAATCCGCGACCAGGACCTGAAGGCGGTCATGGAGTGCGACCTGGCGCTCTTTAATTTCGACGGTTCGGAGCTCGATTCTGGGACGGTGGTCGAATACGTTTACGCCAAGATGCTGGACATCCCGGCGGTGATCCTGCGGACCGATTTCCGGCATGGCGGCGACCAGCGGCCGGACATGGACCCCTGGAACCTGATGGTCTCGTTTTTTCCGCGCACCCGGATCAGGCACCTGAACGGGATGAGTTGGTACCAGCAATCGCTTGGCGAAGGCGGGGACGCCGCGGCGGTCGCGGCCCGCTACCATCGGCGAATCGCTGGCGAGGTGGTCAAGCTGCTCGACGAGGTTCGCGGCGACACCCCGGTCATGGAGGGCGGACCTGCGGGCGCCGAATGCGCCTACCGCTGGGCGGTGCTCCTCGCCGGCGGCGGCCTGCCTGCCGCAGTTTCCGGAGACGGATCCCTCGACGCGGCCGTCCAAGGCATCGTCTCGCGAAAGTCCGCCCGGGGGCTGCTGCATTGA
- a CDS encoding aldo/keto reductase, which translates to MNYRRLGKTGWEVSAVSFGTWALGNQWGELSDATATGTVRAALDAGINLFDTADNYGPLLGEERLGKALGADRQRVFIASKVGHLLYRQGHPQRYTHPLHIVNACHASLHRLGTDYIDLFQCHDEDPPDPAIYLEGFRILREQGKIRHFGVSSGNADVIAKFDADGECAIAQIDYSIVRRGAERAALPLCQERDIGTLIRGSLGQGVLTGKYDARSKFADFVRAGWNGGQRRELYLKELAVADAVGDLDESGRSIVDKAVGFVLAHAAVTCAITGAKSPDQIRANAAAASTPLDGDELAKIRAASAAMA; encoded by the coding sequence GTGAATTACCGCCGCCTGGGCAAGACCGGCTGGGAAGTGTCGGCAGTCAGTTTCGGCACCTGGGCGCTTGGCAACCAGTGGGGCGAGTTGTCCGACGCGACTGCAACCGGCACCGTCCGCGCGGCGCTCGACGCCGGGATCAACCTATTTGACACCGCCGACAATTACGGCCCGCTGCTGGGCGAAGAGCGGCTTGGCAAGGCCCTAGGTGCCGATCGCCAGAGGGTTTTCATTGCCTCGAAAGTGGGGCACCTGCTATACCGCCAGGGCCATCCCCAGCGCTACACCCACCCGCTGCACATCGTAAACGCCTGCCACGCCAGCCTGCACCGACTGGGCACCGACTACATTGATCTTTTCCAGTGCCACGACGAGGATCCTCCAGACCCGGCGATCTACCTCGAGGGATTTAGGATCCTGCGCGAACAGGGCAAGATCCGTCACTTCGGAGTCTCCTCGGGCAATGCTGACGTGATTGCCAAATTCGACGCCGATGGCGAATGCGCGATCGCCCAGATCGACTACTCGATCGTGCGCCGCGGGGCCGAGCGGGCGGCGCTGCCTTTGTGCCAGGAGCGGGATATCGGCACCCTGATCCGGGGCTCGTTGGGCCAGGGGGTCCTGACCGGCAAATACGACGCCCGGTCCAAGTTCGCAGATTTCGTCCGCGCTGGCTGGAATGGTGGCCAGCGGCGCGAACTGTACCTGAAAGAGCTGGCAGTCGCCGACGCGGTCGGCGATTTGGACGAATCGGGCCGTAGCATCGTCGATAAGGCGGTCGGGTTCGTGCTTGCGCATGCCGCAGTCACCTGCGCCATTACCGGCGCTAAATCGCCCGACCAGATCAGGGCCAACGCGGCGGCGGCAAGCACCCCGCTGGACGGGGATGAATTGGCAAAGATCCGCGCCGCCAGCGCGGCCATGGCCTAG
- a CDS encoding PadR family transcriptional regulator yields MDFTDNWTTQLRKGALELCMLNIVGQEPVYGYEIVKRLRGVEALVIREGTVYPILSRLRREGLVSTTLRESPEGPARKYYELTPRGKRLRQEMNRYWVVLKKGMDALNTEGPE; encoded by the coding sequence ATGGACTTTACGGACAACTGGACGACCCAGTTAAGAAAAGGCGCCCTGGAGCTGTGCATGCTCAACATCGTGGGCCAAGAACCGGTTTACGGATACGAGATCGTCAAACGCCTGCGCGGCGTCGAGGCTCTTGTGATCCGTGAGGGGACCGTTTACCCCATCCTCAGCCGTCTGCGGCGCGAAGGATTGGTGAGCACCACGCTCCGGGAATCGCCGGAAGGACCGGCCCGCAAGTATTACGAGTTGACGCCGCGCGGCAAGCGATTGCGCCAGGAGATGAACCGTTACTGGGTAGTCCTCAAAAAGGGAATGGACGCGCTCAACACGGAGGGTCCGGAATGA
- a CDS encoding nucleoside 2-deoxyribosyltransferase: protein MKLTPFTIYFAGHLFDHKDLAGNALLGSHIDEQSAGRYQCILPQDLEQRGIGPMGIRDQDLKAVMECDLALFNFDGSELGSGAVVEYMYAKMLDIPAVILRTDFRHGGDQRPDMDPWNLMVSFYPRTRVRHLDGMSWYQQSLGEGGDAATVSARYHRRIANAVIEMLDEVRGDEPVLERGRESAAGVYRWAVQFAGGGLARLLASDQRLDDVIAQIVARKIDKGLLG, encoded by the coding sequence ATGAAGCTAACGCCCTTCACAATCTATTTCGCCGGCCACCTTTTCGATCACAAGGACCTGGCCGGCAACGCCCTGCTCGGATCCCACATCGACGAGCAGTCCGCGGGCCGCTACCAGTGCATCCTGCCCCAGGACCTTGAGCAGCGCGGCATCGGCCCGATGGGAATCCGCGACCAGGACCTGAAAGCGGTAATGGAGTGCGACCTGGCGCTCTTTAATTTCGACGGGTCGGAGCTGGGTTCGGGCGCGGTAGTCGAGTACATGTACGCCAAGATGCTGGACATCCCGGCGGTTATCCTGCGGACCGATTTCCGGCACGGCGGCGACCAGCGGCCGGACATGGACCCCTGGAACCTGATGGTCTCGTTTTACCCCCGCACTCGCGTAAGGCACTTGGACGGGATGAGCTGGTATCAGCAATCGCTTGGCGAAGGCGGCGACGCGGCGACGGTTTCGGCCCGTTACCACCGGCGGATCGCCAACGCAGTCATAGAGATGCTCGACGAGGTTCGCGGGGATGAACCGGTATTGGAGAGAGGGCGCGAATCTGCGGCCGGCGTTTACCGCTGGGCGGTGCAGTTCGCCGGCGGGGGCCTGGCCCGGTTGCTGGCGAGCGATCAACGTTTGGACGATGTCATCGCGCAAATCGTTGCGCGCAAGATCGACAAGGGCCTGTTGGGTTGA
- a CDS encoding UbiX family flavin prenyltransferase, with product MSVTPSGRIALGVSGASGAVLALRLAEAVLAAGWELEIVCSGFGRLMWRSELGRPFEEDLQELSAAGPVRAHKPGDLASPLASGSYPVDAYAIVPASMATVAALASGVGSNLIHRMGDVAMKERRRLVLAPRESPLSPIHLANLLRLAEVGAIIAPPMPAFYERPDSLDEVIEATVDRLMLWTGVRTTLPPDRQWRSGQ from the coding sequence GTGAGCGTCACCCCTTCAGGCCGCATTGCGCTCGGGGTATCCGGGGCCTCCGGCGCCGTCCTGGCGCTCCGCCTAGCCGAGGCGGTCCTGGCCGCGGGCTGGGAACTTGAAATCGTTTGTTCGGGGTTCGGTCGCCTGATGTGGCGGTCCGAACTGGGTCGACCCTTCGAGGAGGACCTGCAAGAACTTTCGGCCGCCGGTCCGGTCCGCGCGCACAAGCCGGGCGACCTGGCGTCGCCGCTGGCCTCCGGGTCCTATCCGGTCGACGCCTACGCGATCGTTCCGGCATCAATGGCCACGGTCGCCGCGCTCGCCAGCGGGGTCGGCTCCAATTTGATCCACCGCATGGGTGACGTGGCCATGAAAGAGCGGCGCCGACTGGTGCTAGCTCCTCGGGAAAGTCCGCTCTCGCCGATCCACCTGGCCAACCTATTGCGCCTGGCCGAAGTCGGGGCGATCATTGCCCCGCCCATGCCGGCTTTCTATGAGCGCCCAGACTCGCTCGACGAGGTAATCGAAGCGACCGTCGACCGACTGATGCTCTGGACCGGTGTCAGGACCACCCTGCCACCAGACCGACAATGGCGGTCTGGCCAGTAA
- the ppk2 gene encoding polyphosphate kinase 2 has translation MANPNSETPAGYLIPTDGIPLDVLQKVDGASRQQIISDTYPYPTKLSRRMYETQKAELQAELLKLQRWVQETGQRIVLIFEGRDAAGKGGTIKRFMEHLNPRGATLVALPAPTERERAQWYFQRYVQHLPAGGEIVFFDRSWYNRAVVEPVMGFCTPAETLRFLRHAVVFEEMLINEGIHLFKFWFSVSREEQLRRVLSRARDRLKQWKVSDVDLRSLPLWDEYTEAKKAMFAATDTKASPWVVIKSDDKKRARLNCMRYVLRSFEYQPDVAQRVAKPDPKLIGAAKKLYAKGEVW, from the coding sequence ATGGCAAATCCCAACTCCGAGACACCGGCCGGCTACCTGATCCCGACCGACGGGATACCTCTGGACGTACTCCAAAAAGTGGATGGCGCTAGCCGCCAGCAGATCATCAGCGACACCTATCCGTATCCGACCAAGCTGTCCCGGCGAATGTATGAAACCCAAAAAGCCGAGTTGCAAGCCGAGCTCCTGAAGTTGCAGCGGTGGGTGCAGGAGACCGGCCAGCGCATCGTCTTGATCTTCGAAGGGCGGGACGCCGCCGGCAAGGGCGGGACGATAAAGCGATTCATGGAGCATCTCAATCCCCGCGGGGCTACGCTGGTCGCGCTGCCTGCACCGACCGAGCGCGAGCGGGCCCAGTGGTACTTCCAGCGCTACGTGCAACATTTGCCCGCCGGCGGGGAGATAGTCTTCTTCGACCGCTCGTGGTACAACCGGGCCGTGGTCGAGCCGGTGATGGGGTTTTGCACTCCCGCCGAGACTCTGCGCTTCCTCCGACACGCGGTTGTCTTCGAGGAAATGCTCATCAATGAGGGAATTCACCTCTTCAAATTCTGGTTCTCGGTGAGCCGGGAAGAACAGCTCAGGAGGGTCCTGTCCCGCGCCCGCGACCGGCTAAAGCAGTGGAAGGTCAGCGACGTCGATCTTCGATCTCTGCCCCTCTGGGATGAGTACACCGAGGCCAAGAAGGCAATGTTTGCAGCCACCGATACCAAGGCCTCGCCTTGGGTCGTCATCAAGTCCGACGACAAGAAGCGCGCGCGCCTCAATTGCATGCGCTACGTCCTGCGCAGCTTCGAATACCAGCCGGACGTGGCTCAACGCGTGGCCAAGCCCGACCCCAAACTAATCGGCGCCGCAAAAAAACTCTACGCCAAGGGCGAAGTCTGGTAG
- a CDS encoding sulfatase-like hydrolase/transferase, producing MPKQPNILIVMSDEHSPRFSGAYGHPFIDTPNMQRLADEGVTFENAYCNSPVCAPSRASFMAGQLLPSVGVWDNAASLSSDEATWAHLLNAAGYETVLCGKMHFQGPDQSHGFKRRILSDCHGDWDLRLTANWSEWRPENAAFGKNLFTVAGPGEDDFSAYDEAAAARASGYIRGRADSDHPWAMLVGFITPHFPFVVRRPYWNKYYPEHADQPEIPAHFESMHPHNRRMAEWFSYIGVDPDLTARSRAAYYGLIDYCDFRLGQVLDALEESGQLDETLVVYTSDHGDSAGEHGMWTKQTFFEDSVRVPLHIRWPGRARSGLRIKQPVSLVDLTRTILDAAGADSPDFWAGESLLPLADGAPETAGEVIADYTAVAAKGPCRMVRVGELKYNYYHGHGNDSEELFDLASDPRELVDQVRNPEFAAALAELRARAMRDYDPDRICARVLRSQQKRRLIDAGQGHTPAGYWKPGNP from the coding sequence ATGCCAAAGCAGCCCAACATCCTGATCGTGATGAGCGATGAGCATTCACCGCGCTTCAGCGGCGCCTATGGCCATCCGTTCATCGATACGCCGAACATGCAACGCCTGGCCGACGAGGGAGTCACCTTCGAGAATGCCTACTGCAATTCCCCCGTATGCGCACCGTCCAGGGCTTCGTTCATGGCCGGCCAGCTGTTGCCGAGCGTCGGGGTGTGGGATAACGCCGCCTCCCTGAGCAGCGATGAGGCCACCTGGGCGCATTTGCTAAATGCCGCGGGCTACGAGACCGTTCTGTGCGGCAAGATGCACTTTCAGGGCCCCGATCAATCGCACGGATTCAAGCGCCGCATCCTCTCGGATTGCCACGGCGACTGGGATCTGCGGCTGACCGCCAACTGGTCGGAGTGGCGCCCCGAAAACGCCGCGTTCGGCAAGAACCTCTTCACCGTGGCCGGTCCCGGCGAAGACGATTTCTCGGCCTACGACGAGGCCGCCGCCGCCCGGGCCAGCGGGTACATTCGGGGCCGGGCCGACAGCGATCACCCCTGGGCCATGCTGGTCGGATTCATAACCCCGCATTTCCCGTTCGTGGTGCGCCGCCCCTACTGGAACAAGTACTACCCCGAGCACGCCGACCAGCCGGAAATTCCGGCGCATTTTGAAAGCATGCACCCCCATAACCGGCGCATGGCCGAGTGGTTCTCCTACATCGGCGTCGACCCGGATCTGACCGCTCGCTCGCGGGCCGCCTACTACGGACTGATCGATTACTGCGACTTCCGTCTCGGGCAGGTGCTTGACGCCCTCGAGGAATCCGGACAACTCGACGAGACTCTGGTCGTCTACACGTCCGACCACGGCGACAGCGCCGGCGAGCACGGCATGTGGACCAAGCAAACGTTTTTCGAGGATTCGGTTCGGGTTCCCCTGCATATCCGCTGGCCGGGCAGGGCTCGATCCGGGCTACGCATAAAGCAGCCGGTTTCGCTGGTCGATTTGACGCGCACGATCCTTGACGCGGCCGGCGCCGATTCGCCCGACTTCTGGGCGGGCGAGAGCCTGCTGCCGTTGGCCGACGGAGCCCCGGAGACGGCCGGCGAAGTGATCGCCGACTACACCGCGGTCGCCGCCAAGGGCCCCTGCCGGATGGTGCGCGTCGGCGAGCTCAAATACAACTACTATCACGGCCACGGCAACGATTCCGAGGAATTGTTTGACTTGGCCAGCGACCCCCGCGAGCTTGTAGACCAGGTCCGCAACCCCGAATTCGCCGCAGCGCTCGCCGAACTGCGCGCCCGGGCCATGCGCGACTACGATCCCGACCGGATCTGCGCCCGGGTCCTCCGCTCGCAACAAAAGCGCCGTTTGATCGACGCCGGCCAGGGCCACACCCCGGCGGGATACTGGAAGCCGGGAAACCCCTGA
- a CDS encoding DM13 domain-containing protein, producing MIATARSTIAAHPFWALLIALIIFVPAGGLAWWLGSPLFIDQRVNEEFPRLVNATVPGNINPADAEVVMMTMEKISNPVAEPMMEPVTTPAPSVAAPDVAEVPADPVALLEGGFFGADAFHQGDGSATVYDLGDGSRVLRFEEFEVTNGPDLRVLVTPDPNPFDHAALVEAGYTELGRLKGNIGNQNYDIPPDVDTESIGSVIIYCAPFHVIFAVAPLNAV from the coding sequence GTGATAGCTACTGCAAGATCGACGATCGCCGCACACCCTTTTTGGGCGCTGCTGATCGCGTTGATCATATTTGTGCCCGCCGGTGGCCTGGCCTGGTGGCTGGGCTCTCCGCTATTCATCGACCAGAGAGTCAACGAGGAGTTCCCGCGCCTGGTCAACGCCACCGTACCCGGCAACATCAATCCGGCCGATGCCGAGGTCGTGATGATGACCATGGAGAAGATCTCCAACCCGGTGGCCGAACCGATGATGGAGCCGGTCACCACGCCGGCCCCGTCGGTCGCGGCTCCGGATGTCGCCGAAGTGCCGGCTGACCCGGTCGCCCTGCTGGAAGGCGGGTTCTTTGGCGCCGACGCGTTCCATCAGGGAGACGGGTCGGCTACCGTCTACGACCTGGGCGACGGGAGCCGGGTGCTCCGGTTCGAGGAATTCGAGGTCACGAACGGACCCGACCTGCGGGTACTGGTCACTCCCGATCCCAACCCCTTCGATCACGCCGCCCTGGTCGAGGCCGGCTACACCGAACTCGGCCGCCTGAAAGGCAACATCGGGAACCAGAACTACGACATTCCGCCCGATGTCGATACCGAATCGATCGGATCGGTGATCATCTACTGCGCGCCATTTCACGTGATCTTCGCCGTTGCCCCGCTAAACGCGGTGTAG
- a CDS encoding 4-hydroxybenzoate octaprenyltransferase, which translates to MAALRAAPRRLSVYAAAIRFEHTVFALPFAYMGMLLAAGGWPGWGDALLITAAMAGARTGAMAANRLIDAEIDARNPRTADRALVTGSMRRLEMAALLVAGFTVLVVCAALLDPLALALSPLAIVMVTLYPYAKRFTYLSHWLLGLADSIAAAGAWIAIAGSLEPAGALLALAMAFWIAGFDIIYACQDISVDRAQGLHSIPARFSLRTALWLSRASHLVTVASLTGVGLLLGLAWPFWTGVAVVGAILVYEALLVRPDDLSRLQKAFFELNSYVSLALLAAVVIALLVP; encoded by the coding sequence ATGGCCGCCCTGCGCGCCGCGCCGCGCCGCCTGTCGGTATATGCCGCCGCGATCCGCTTCGAACACACGGTCTTCGCCCTTCCGTTCGCCTACATGGGCATGCTGCTGGCCGCGGGCGGCTGGCCGGGCTGGGGAGACGCGCTCCTGATAACCGCGGCCATGGCCGGCGCGCGAACCGGCGCCATGGCGGCCAACCGATTGATCGACGCCGAGATCGACGCCCGCAATCCGCGCACCGCCGACCGGGCCCTGGTTACCGGCAGCATGCGGCGCCTGGAGATGGCCGCCCTGCTGGTTGCGGGGTTTACGGTCCTGGTGGTCTGCGCGGCCCTGCTCGACCCGCTGGCCCTGGCGTTGAGCCCGCTGGCGATCGTAATGGTGACCCTCTACCCCTACGCCAAGCGTTTCACCTACCTTTCGCACTGGCTCCTGGGGCTGGCCGATTCGATCGCCGCCGCCGGTGCCTGGATCGCCATCGCCGGCAGCCTTGAACCAGCCGGGGCACTGCTGGCCCTGGCGATGGCGTTCTGGATCGCCGGGTTCGACATCATCTACGCCTGCCAGGACATAAGCGTCGACCGCGCCCAGGGTCTGCATTCGATACCGGCCCGGTTCTCGCTACGCACGGCGCTCTGGCTCTCGCGCGCCTCGCACCTCGTAACCGTGGCATCGCTGACCGGTGTGGGCCTGCTGCTCGGGCTGGCCTGGCCGTTCTGGACGGGAGTAGCGGTGGTGGGTGCAATCCTTGTATACGAGGCGCTGCTGGTGCGGCCCGACGACCTTTCTCGCCTGCAGAAAGCTTTCTTTGAACTCAACAGCTACGTTTCTCTGGCCCTGCTGGCGGCCGTCGTGATCGCGCTGCTGGTGCCGTGA